A genomic segment from Streptomyces sp. NBC_01233 encodes:
- a CDS encoding lysophospholipid acyltransferase family protein has product MAELVYPPVIGAAHGLFRALDIRIDMKGTENIPRKGGAVLVSNHIGYLDFIFAGLTARPQKRLVRFMAKESVFRHKMSGPLMRAMKHIPVDRTQGEAAYQHALDSLRSGEIIGVFPEATISQSFTLKSFKSGAARMAQEAGVPLIPVALWGTQRLWTKGRPKNLKRSHIPVTMRVGEPIEAPADQYAGAITRRLRERVQELLDAAQRAYPAKPSGPEDSWWLPAHLGGTAPTPAQVREAG; this is encoded by the coding sequence ATGGCTGAGCTCGTCTACCCTCCGGTGATCGGCGCCGCGCACGGACTCTTCCGTGCGCTCGACATCCGAATCGACATGAAGGGCACCGAGAACATCCCCCGCAAGGGCGGTGCGGTCCTGGTGTCGAACCACATCGGATACCTCGACTTCATCTTCGCCGGCCTGACTGCGCGGCCGCAGAAGCGCCTGGTGCGCTTCATGGCGAAGGAGTCGGTGTTCCGGCACAAGATGTCCGGTCCGCTGATGCGCGCGATGAAGCACATCCCCGTCGACCGCACGCAGGGTGAGGCCGCGTACCAGCACGCCCTGGACTCGCTGCGGTCGGGCGAGATCATCGGTGTCTTCCCGGAGGCCACGATCTCCCAGTCGTTCACCCTCAAGAGCTTCAAGTCGGGTGCGGCCCGGATGGCGCAGGAGGCCGGGGTCCCGCTGATCCCGGTGGCGCTCTGGGGCACCCAGCGGCTGTGGACCAAGGGCCGCCCGAAGAACCTCAAGCGCAGCCACATCCCGGTGACGATGCGCGTGGGCGAGCCGATCGAGGCCCCCGCCGACCAGTACGCCGGCGCCATCACGCGTCGGCTGCGCGAGCGCGTGCAGGAGCTCCTGGACGCCGCCCAGCGCGCCTACCCGGCCAAGCCCAGCGGCCCCGAGGACTCCTGGTGGCTGCCGGCCCACCTGGGCGGCACCGCGCCGACCCCGGCCCAGGTCCGCGAAGCGGGCTGA
- a CDS encoding transglutaminase family protein encodes MQLIQENPDIHAYLASDDAIDHGHPLVQETADALWSGIGDAYSYAKATFEFVRDTIPHSADSGDLRVSWRASDVLATRNGICYPKAHALAALLRAQGIPAALCYQRLTGDDGSNPVVHGLVAVRLPGSARWSRLDPRGNRPGVDAQFSLDREQLAFPVRPELGEIDYPELYAAPHPAALSALRGAVGRPEL; translated from the coding sequence ATGCAGTTGATCCAGGAGAACCCTGATATTCATGCCTATCTGGCGTCGGACGACGCCATCGACCATGGGCACCCACTCGTTCAGGAAACCGCCGACGCCCTCTGGTCTGGCATCGGCGACGCATATTCATACGCCAAGGCGACCTTCGAGTTCGTCCGCGACACGATCCCGCACTCGGCTGATTCCGGGGACCTGCGGGTCTCCTGGCGCGCCTCCGACGTCCTCGCCACGCGCAACGGCATCTGCTACCCCAAGGCCCACGCCCTCGCGGCCCTGCTGCGCGCCCAGGGCATCCCGGCGGCCCTCTGCTACCAGCGGCTGACCGGCGACGACGGATCGAACCCGGTCGTCCACGGCCTGGTGGCCGTCCGGTTGCCGGGCAGTGCCCGCTGGTCCCGCCTGGACCCCCGCGGCAACAGGCCGGGGGTGGACGCGCAGTTCAGCCTCGACCGCGAGCAACTGGCCTTCCCTGTGCGGCCGGAGCTCGGTGAGATCGACTATCCCGAGCTGTACGCCGCCCCGCATCCGGCCGCGCTGAGCGCCCTCCGGGGGGCCGTCGGCCGGCCGGAGTTGTAG
- a CDS encoding DUF6421 family protein → MTETLVPGTGGAVITAEARVVDHPAWPELKAAVEEIRPWQAKDGSIDFEAEGAPARHTAEAAVGRVIRAVETLSPLLPHATAYHEALVADLRKWVAGDFQVPDFLDSLLAFHPAAERADGLQHLVVFPMYTQNGNPDRNLEAVVLKMVWPEWLAELERTRYDNPLFLGITFEDFTAGYDTHSAVLFPETIAVREAPERFTWGGIFCDREAARFRKVTSAAVDILGVELPADIAAMVTDQERCEKAFVLWDMVHDRTHSHGDLPFDPFMIKQRQPFWMYGLEELRCDLTAFKEAVKLESEGNEHGRDVQYAVLFDRMFRFPVSGDRNRNYDGLGGQLLFAYLHKHDVVRWTDNKLKIDWMRAPQVTNQLCAEIEDLYRAGIDRPKLVHWFKAYELVSTYLAPHPGSKWAKGPDALDMTQPPRKLVDDVLPDEFPLSMFFEALAKKLKGVIASTEGITALNAEQAERVAA, encoded by the coding sequence ATGACGGAAACTCTTGTGCCGGGTACCGGCGGCGCCGTGATAACCGCCGAGGCGCGGGTGGTCGACCACCCGGCGTGGCCCGAGCTCAAGGCCGCCGTGGAGGAGATCCGCCCCTGGCAGGCCAAGGACGGCTCCATCGACTTCGAGGCCGAGGGCGCCCCCGCCCGACACACCGCCGAGGCCGCGGTCGGTCGCGTGATCCGCGCCGTCGAGACGCTCTCCCCGCTGCTCCCGCACGCCACCGCGTACCACGAGGCGCTCGTCGCCGACCTGCGCAAGTGGGTTGCGGGCGACTTCCAGGTGCCGGACTTCCTCGACTCGCTGCTGGCCTTCCACCCGGCCGCCGAGCGCGCGGACGGGCTCCAGCACCTCGTCGTCTTCCCGATGTACACGCAGAACGGCAACCCGGACCGCAACCTGGAGGCCGTCGTCCTCAAGATGGTGTGGCCCGAGTGGCTCGCCGAGCTGGAGCGCACCCGGTACGACAACCCGCTCTTCCTCGGCATCACCTTCGAGGACTTCACCGCGGGCTACGACACCCACTCCGCCGTGCTCTTCCCGGAGACCATCGCCGTGCGCGAGGCCCCCGAGCGCTTCACCTGGGGCGGCATCTTCTGTGACCGCGAGGCCGCGCGCTTCCGCAAGGTCACCTCGGCCGCCGTCGACATCCTCGGCGTCGAGCTGCCCGCCGACATCGCCGCCATGGTCACTGACCAGGAGCGCTGCGAGAAGGCCTTCGTCCTGTGGGACATGGTCCACGACCGCACCCACAGCCACGGCGACCTGCCGTTCGACCCCTTCATGATCAAGCAGCGCCAGCCGTTCTGGATGTACGGCCTGGAGGAGCTGCGCTGCGACCTCACCGCCTTCAAGGAGGCCGTGAAGCTGGAGTCCGAGGGCAACGAGCACGGCCGTGACGTGCAGTACGCCGTCCTCTTCGACCGGATGTTCCGCTTCCCGGTCTCCGGCGACCGCAACCGCAACTACGACGGCCTCGGCGGCCAGCTGCTCTTCGCGTACCTTCACAAGCACGACGTCGTGCGCTGGACGGACAACAAGCTGAAGATCGACTGGATGCGCGCCCCGCAGGTCACCAACCAGCTGTGCGCCGAGATCGAGGACCTCTACCGGGCCGGCATCGACCGCCCGAAGCTGGTGCACTGGTTCAAGGCCTACGAGCTGGTCTCGACGTACCTCGCCCCGCACCCGGGTTCCAAGTGGGCCAAGGGTCCCGACGCCCTCGACATGACGCAGCCGCCGCGCAAGCTCGTGGACGACGTGCTTCCGGACGAGTTTCCGCTCAGCATGTTCTTTGAGGCGCTCGCCAAGAAGCTCAAGGGAGTGATCGCCTCCACGGAGGGCATCACCGCCCTGAATGCAGAGCAGGCCGAGCGAGTCGCCGCGTGA
- a CDS encoding alginate lyase family protein → MRYGIPAGLAALALGLAATLAPLHAAVAETPRTAAAPAQFAHPGVLNSRAQLDFVRTQVQAGRQPWKAAYDQMLASKYGSLSRTPKPREVVECGSYSNPNIGCTDEREDAIAAYSHALAWYVTRDARYARKSIELMDAWSAKIKDHTNSNAPLQSGWAGSTWPRAAEIIKHTYTGGWPNQGRFATMLRDVYLPEVINGRPNSNGNWELIMMDAAAGIAVHLDDRASYDKAMGIYLGRVPAYFYLASDGAQPAYPPRSSIDTRGELIDYWHGQSTFVDGLAQETCRDFGHTGMGIAAAMHVAETSRIQGRDLYPQFKDRFRHALGFHATYELGAAVPSWLCGGSLTKGIGPATEVGYNALHTRLGVTMENTRRLTEGRRPAGTENHFEAWETLTHADNPN, encoded by the coding sequence ATGCGTTACGGAATTCCCGCCGGGCTGGCCGCCCTGGCCCTCGGCCTGGCCGCAACCCTCGCCCCCCTCCACGCCGCAGTCGCCGAAACACCCCGAACCGCGGCCGCACCCGCGCAGTTCGCCCACCCCGGAGTCCTCAACAGCCGCGCGCAACTGGACTTCGTACGCACGCAGGTGCAGGCCGGCCGGCAGCCGTGGAAGGCCGCCTACGACCAGATGCTGGCCAGCAAGTACGGCTCGCTGTCGCGCACGCCCAAGCCGCGCGAGGTCGTCGAGTGCGGCTCGTACTCGAACCCGAACATCGGCTGCACCGACGAGCGCGAGGACGCCATCGCCGCGTACAGCCACGCCCTCGCCTGGTACGTGACCCGGGACGCCAGATACGCCCGCAAGTCCATCGAGTTGATGGACGCGTGGTCCGCGAAGATCAAGGACCACACCAACAGCAACGCACCGCTGCAGAGCGGCTGGGCGGGCTCCACCTGGCCGCGCGCCGCCGAGATCATCAAGCACACGTACACGGGCGGCTGGCCGAACCAGGGGCGCTTCGCGACGATGCTGCGGGACGTCTACCTGCCCGAGGTGATCAACGGGCGGCCGAACAGCAACGGCAACTGGGAACTGATCATGATGGACGCGGCCGCCGGAATCGCCGTGCACCTCGACGACCGCGCGAGCTACGACAAGGCGATGGGCATCTACCTCGGCCGCGTCCCCGCCTACTTCTACCTGGCGTCCGACGGCGCGCAGCCCGCGTACCCGCCGCGCTCGTCCATCGACACCCGCGGCGAGCTGATCGACTACTGGCACGGCCAGAGCACCTTCGTGGACGGCCTCGCGCAGGAGACCTGCCGGGACTTCGGCCACACCGGCATGGGGATCGCCGCGGCCATGCACGTCGCCGAGACCTCACGCATCCAGGGCCGCGACCTCTACCCGCAGTTCAAGGACCGGTTCCGGCACGCGCTGGGCTTCCACGCCACGTACGAGCTCGGCGCGGCGGTCCCCTCCTGGCTCTGCGGCGGCAGCCTGACCAAGGGCATCGGTCCGGCGACCGAGGTCGGCTACAACGCCCTGCACACCCGGCTCGGCGTCACGATGGAGAACACCCGCAGGCTCACCGAGGGGCGTCGCCCGGCGGGCACCGAGAACCACTTCGAGGCCTGGGAGACCCTCACCCACGCCGACAACCCCAACTGA
- a CDS encoding SDR family oxidoreductase — MNGSGNGNGKLHGAVVAVAGAGGPAGRATLLRLAEAGAVVVASDANAARLAEAVDAARYAHGGATITGDTVDLLDLAATQAWAEQTEKEFGRIDGLVHLVGGWRGSKTFTDVDLADWDFLEKLLIRTVQHTSLAFHDGLLRSDRGRYVLVSQSGAHKPVANNAAYNAGKAAAEAWTLAMADSFRKMGGDEGPGAAAAILVIKALVHDAMRAERPNAKFAGFTDVTELAEAIAGVWERPATDVNGQRLWLTPQP; from the coding sequence ATGAACGGCTCCGGGAACGGCAACGGAAAGCTGCACGGAGCGGTGGTGGCGGTGGCCGGGGCCGGTGGCCCCGCCGGCCGTGCCACCCTGCTCCGCCTCGCCGAGGCGGGTGCCGTGGTCGTCGCGTCCGACGCCAATGCGGCGCGGCTCGCGGAGGCCGTGGACGCGGCACGCTACGCCCACGGCGGCGCCACCATCACCGGTGACACCGTGGACCTGCTCGACCTGGCCGCCACCCAGGCCTGGGCCGAGCAGACCGAGAAGGAGTTCGGCCGGATCGACGGGCTGGTCCACCTCGTGGGCGGTTGGCGCGGCAGCAAGACCTTCACCGACGTCGACCTCGCGGACTGGGACTTCCTGGAGAAGCTCCTCATCCGCACGGTCCAGCACACCTCGCTGGCCTTCCACGACGGACTGCTGCGCAGCGACCGCGGCCGCTACGTCCTGGTCAGCCAGTCCGGCGCGCACAAGCCGGTCGCCAACAACGCCGCGTACAACGCGGGCAAGGCGGCGGCCGAGGCCTGGACCCTGGCGATGGCGGACTCCTTCCGCAAGATGGGGGGTGACGAGGGCCCGGGTGCGGCAGCTGCGATCCTGGTCATCAAGGCACTGGTGCACGACGCGATGCGCGCCGAGCGTCCCAATGCGAAGTTCGCGGGCTTCACCGACGTGACGGAGCTGGCCGAGGCCATCGCCGGCGTCTGGGAGCGGCCCGCCACCGATGTGAACGGACAGCGTCTGTGGCTCACTCCGCAACCGTGA
- a CDS encoding tetratricopeptide repeat protein, with product MTPRRGWLARPGQQVTVHGNMTVVERVGSSVVQNFDQPPLYHLGPATRAPLDIDREKVREHPSQLLNPRYPQPEFVGRAALLGDLREWRGAKAASSALLLHGPGGQGKSRVAEELARESREAGWTVFQVRHGSDRMTRPHTRSAPPEADGDSEGLLLIVDYADRWPGRDLTDFMTDCTGQGDPALRMLFIARAATGWWSTPSKHLWDLGAQVEERELPALTEEIDRATLFAAARGHFGAALGVTAPPRTPPELSGDGFATVLAVHMAALAEVDSLRRGQDPPRSPAEISTYLLLREQTYWEQLRAAGQASIPPATFARTVYAATLTGALPWPQAHEVLTRLDVNPGDPGLALDDHGVAYPAREQDTVLEPLYPDRLGEDFIALMLPNGPMRSVLSTAWTTQAPQRLFALSDEPAEGLSWPRRALITLIETAQRWDHVAERQLVPLLTAQPTLVHRAGSAALSALVRIRSLPPELLDAIESGLPFRNPELDAGAAEIARHVTPFRLRRAGGDAAALANIHSDLAHRLYTIGAYAAAVTRIEESIRLHEELAGQGDPYVERLAACLDWAGIMYEFKGDHVRALECTRTCAGLFQELAARHRGEPEVYGRLQRRLTYALANLAGRELLGPAERLTVAQEAVEACRGLVHGDSVPDDVELAGALQNLGVALHELGRHEESLAPLREATDIRRTQAAGDFAFYAQHLEQLLGVLTHQLALLGRRREAHSTTRERVGVLRRLADADPGRFAGALARAERQLEDLR from the coding sequence GTGACCCCTCGGCGCGGCTGGCTCGCCCGGCCGGGGCAGCAGGTCACGGTGCACGGCAACATGACGGTCGTCGAGCGGGTCGGCAGCTCCGTCGTGCAGAACTTCGATCAGCCGCCCCTCTACCACCTGGGGCCCGCCACCCGTGCCCCCCTCGACATCGACCGGGAGAAGGTGCGCGAGCACCCGAGTCAGCTGCTCAACCCCCGGTACCCGCAACCGGAGTTCGTGGGTCGGGCCGCGCTGCTCGGGGACCTGCGGGAGTGGCGCGGCGCCAAGGCCGCCTCCTCGGCGCTGCTGCTCCACGGGCCGGGCGGTCAGGGAAAGTCGCGCGTGGCCGAGGAGTTGGCGCGGGAGTCCCGGGAGGCGGGCTGGACCGTGTTCCAGGTGCGGCACGGGAGCGACCGCATGACCCGCCCGCACACCCGGTCCGCCCCACCGGAGGCGGACGGCGATTCCGAAGGGCTCCTGCTGATCGTCGACTACGCCGATCGCTGGCCCGGCCGGGACCTGACGGACTTCATGACCGACTGCACGGGGCAGGGCGACCCCGCGCTGCGGATGCTGTTCATCGCCCGCGCGGCCACCGGCTGGTGGAGCACGCCGTCCAAGCACCTGTGGGATCTCGGCGCGCAGGTCGAGGAACGCGAACTGCCCGCCCTGACCGAGGAGATCGACCGCGCCACCCTGTTCGCGGCGGCCCGCGGCCACTTCGGCGCGGCCCTGGGCGTCACGGCCCCGCCCCGCACACCGCCCGAGCTGAGCGGCGACGGGTTCGCCACCGTACTGGCGGTGCACATGGCGGCGCTGGCCGAGGTGGACTCCCTGCGCCGGGGCCAGGATCCACCGCGCAGCCCGGCCGAGATCTCCACGTACCTGCTCCTGCGCGAGCAGACGTACTGGGAGCAGCTGCGGGCCGCCGGGCAGGCGTCCATCCCGCCCGCCACGTTCGCCCGGACCGTGTACGCCGCCACGCTCACCGGCGCCCTGCCGTGGCCGCAGGCGCACGAGGTGCTCACGCGCCTCGACGTCAACCCCGGCGATCCGGGCCTGGCCCTCGACGACCACGGCGTCGCCTACCCGGCACGCGAGCAGGACACCGTACTGGAACCGCTGTACCCGGACCGGCTCGGCGAGGACTTCATCGCCCTGATGCTGCCGAACGGCCCGATGCGCTCCGTGCTGAGCACGGCATGGACCACGCAGGCTCCTCAGCGGCTGTTCGCCCTCTCCGACGAGCCGGCCGAGGGCCTGTCCTGGCCCAGGCGCGCGCTGATCACCTTGATCGAGACGGCCCAGCGCTGGGACCACGTCGCCGAACGGCAGCTCGTACCGCTGCTCACCGCTCAGCCCACGCTGGTGCACCGGGCCGGGTCCGCCGCGCTCTCCGCGCTCGTACGGATCCGGTCCCTGCCGCCGGAGCTGCTGGACGCCATCGAGTCGGGCCTGCCGTTCCGGAACCCGGAACTCGACGCCGGCGCCGCAGAGATCGCCCGGCACGTCACCCCGTTCCGATTACGGCGTGCGGGCGGGGACGCGGCAGCGCTGGCGAACATCCACAGCGACCTCGCCCACCGCCTCTACACGATCGGTGCGTACGCGGCCGCCGTCACCCGGATCGAGGAGTCCATCAGGCTCCACGAGGAACTGGCCGGGCAGGGTGACCCCTACGTGGAGCGGCTGGCGGCTTGTCTGGACTGGGCCGGGATCATGTACGAGTTCAAGGGCGACCACGTGCGGGCCCTGGAGTGCACCAGGACGTGCGCCGGCCTCTTCCAGGAGCTGGCAGCACGCCACAGGGGCGAGCCTGAGGTGTACGGCAGGCTCCAGCGGCGGCTGACCTACGCCCTGGCCAATCTCGCGGGCCGGGAGCTCCTCGGTCCCGCGGAGCGCCTCACCGTGGCTCAGGAGGCGGTGGAAGCCTGCCGCGGCCTCGTCCACGGCGACTCGGTCCCGGACGACGTCGAGCTGGCCGGGGCCCTGCAGAACCTCGGCGTGGCGCTCCATGAGCTGGGGCGCCACGAGGAGTCGCTGGCACCGCTGCGGGAGGCCACCGACATCCGCCGGACGCAGGCGGCCGGGGACTTCGCCTTCTACGCCCAGCACTTGGAACAGCTGCTCGGTGTGCTCACCCACCAGCTCGCCCTGCTGGGCCGACGGCGGGAGGCCCACAGCACCACGCGGGAACGCGTCGGCGTCCTGCGCCGACTGGCCGACGCCGATCCCGGGCGCTTCGCCGGGGCCCTGGCGAGGGCGGAGCGGCAGCTCGAGGACCTGCGCTGA
- a CDS encoding LLM class flavin-dependent oxidoreductase: protein MEFSVIFEAQLADPTVEREHQVIRDCVEQAVLAERMGFDRIWAVEHHSLKWYAHMSAPEIFLSWVAAKTSTIRIGHGVVCMPFNFNHPVRVAERAAMLDLLSGGRLDLGAGRGGTEQETSLCGVDRERTAAEVEEALRIIGSAWREEELEYHGELIDIDPHPILPRPRQTPHPPLFLACSRGETLVRAAELGIGALVMGFAGPGSIAQMRSVYDAAIAGRDGSRFVSTVVNDHFSVLCPTIVLDDREEARRIGVRGQRFFAQSIGHWYGGAGVPDEAVVAGADEAAEMRRAAEQVVARLHELHIPVRPASTATFNADHAYGSADDAIAYAERLREAGADEIMCLIQMGTVEQEACLETLRQWGEKVIPHFRGM from the coding sequence GTGGAATTCTCCGTGATCTTCGAGGCTCAGCTGGCCGATCCGACCGTCGAGCGGGAGCACCAGGTCATCCGCGACTGCGTCGAGCAGGCCGTGCTGGCCGAACGCATGGGATTCGACCGGATCTGGGCGGTCGAGCACCACTCGCTGAAGTGGTACGCGCACATGTCCGCCCCAGAGATCTTCCTCAGCTGGGTCGCCGCCAAGACCAGCACCATACGCATCGGCCACGGCGTCGTGTGCATGCCCTTCAACTTCAACCACCCGGTCCGGGTCGCCGAGCGGGCCGCGATGCTCGACCTGCTGTCGGGAGGCCGGCTCGACCTCGGAGCCGGGCGCGGCGGCACCGAGCAGGAGACCTCGCTGTGCGGGGTGGACCGGGAGCGCACCGCGGCGGAGGTGGAGGAGGCCCTGCGGATCATCGGCAGTGCCTGGCGGGAGGAGGAGCTGGAGTACCACGGCGAGCTGATCGACATAGACCCGCATCCGATCCTGCCGCGGCCGCGGCAGACCCCGCATCCGCCGCTGTTCCTGGCGTGCAGCCGTGGCGAGACGCTCGTTCGGGCGGCCGAGCTGGGGATCGGGGCGCTGGTGATGGGCTTCGCCGGACCCGGGTCGATCGCGCAGATGCGCTCCGTCTACGACGCCGCGATCGCCGGGCGGGACGGCAGCCGGTTCGTGTCCACCGTGGTCAACGACCACTTCTCCGTGCTGTGCCCGACCATCGTGCTCGACGACCGGGAGGAGGCGCGCCGGATCGGCGTCCGCGGCCAGCGGTTCTTCGCCCAGTCGATCGGCCACTGGTACGGCGGCGCGGGGGTCCCGGACGAGGCCGTCGTCGCCGGCGCCGACGAGGCCGCGGAGATGCGCAGGGCCGCCGAGCAGGTGGTGGCCCGGCTGCACGAGCTGCACATCCCGGTCCGGCCGGCCTCGACGGCCACCTTCAACGCCGACCACGCCTACGGGAGCGCCGACGACGCCATCGCGTACGCGGAACGGCTCAGGGAGGCGGGTGCCGACGAGATCATGTGCCTGATCCAGATGGGCACGGTGGAGCAGGAGGCCTGCCTGGAGACCCTGAGGCAGTGGGGGGAGAAGGTCATCCCGCACTTCCGCGGCATGTGA
- a CDS encoding threonine aldolase family protein produces MAHSATVRTDAGKTDARRHHDPAVRGFASDNYAGVHPEVLAAVALANGGHQVSYGEDEYTEHLQKIFRSHFGPYAEAFPVFNGTGANVVALQAMTDRWGAVICAKTAHINVDEGGAPERMAGIKLLAVPTPDGKLTPELIDQEAWGFEDEHRAMPQVVSITQNTELGTVYTPDEIRAICEHAHGLGMKVHLDGARIANAAASLDVPMRTFTNTVGVDVLSYGGTKNGMMFGEAVVVLNPDAVRQMKHIRKMSMQLASKMRFVSVQLEALLAKDLWLRNARHANAMAQRLAAGVRETDGVEILYPVQANAVFARLPHEVSRRLQKRYRFYFWDEAAGDVRWMCGFDTREEDVDGFLQALKEEMAR; encoded by the coding sequence GTGGCTCACTCCGCAACCGTGAGAACCGATGCCGGGAAGACCGACGCCCGGCGCCACCACGATCCGGCGGTGCGCGGTTTCGCGAGCGACAACTACGCGGGGGTGCACCCCGAGGTGCTCGCCGCCGTCGCCCTGGCGAACGGCGGCCACCAGGTCTCGTACGGCGAGGACGAGTACACCGAACACCTGCAGAAGATCTTCCGCAGCCACTTCGGTCCGTACGCGGAGGCCTTCCCGGTCTTCAACGGCACGGGCGCCAACGTCGTCGCCCTGCAGGCCATGACGGACCGGTGGGGCGCCGTGATCTGCGCCAAGACCGCCCACATCAACGTGGACGAGGGCGGCGCGCCGGAGCGGATGGCCGGCATCAAGCTGCTCGCCGTCCCCACCCCGGACGGCAAGCTCACCCCCGAGCTGATCGACCAGGAGGCCTGGGGCTTCGAGGACGAGCACCGGGCGATGCCGCAGGTCGTCTCCATCACGCAGAACACCGAACTCGGCACGGTCTACACGCCGGACGAGATCCGTGCCATCTGCGAGCACGCGCACGGCCTGGGCATGAAGGTGCACCTCGACGGTGCCCGGATAGCCAACGCCGCGGCCTCGCTCGACGTGCCGATGCGCACGTTCACGAACACCGTCGGCGTGGACGTGCTGTCGTACGGCGGCACCAAGAACGGCATGATGTTCGGCGAAGCCGTGGTGGTGCTCAACCCGGACGCGGTCCGGCAGATGAAGCACATCCGCAAGATGTCGATGCAGCTCGCGTCCAAGATGCGGTTCGTGTCGGTGCAGCTGGAGGCGCTGCTCGCCAAGGACCTGTGGCTGCGCAACGCCCGGCACGCCAACGCGATGGCGCAGCGGCTGGCCGCCGGCGTGCGCGAGACGGACGGGGTGGAGATCCTCTACCCGGTGCAGGCGAACGCGGTGTTCGCGCGGCTGCCGCACGAGGTCTCGCGGCGACTGCAGAAGCGTTACCGCTTCTACTTCTGGGACGAGGCCGCGGGCGACGTCCGCTGGATGTGCGGTTTCGACACCCGGGAAGAGGACGTGGACGGCTTCCTGCAGGCCCTGAAGGAAGAGATGGCGCGCTAG